Below is a window of Variovorax terrae DNA.
GGGCACGTTGTAGCCCTTGGCGATGAGCTGCAGCACCTGCACTTCGCGCCGGGTCAGCGCCACGCCGGCCTCGGCCGCGGGCTGCGGCGCGGCCCCGGACTGGAAGTGCTTCAGGATGCGCGTGGCCACCGAGGGCGAGAGCGCCGGTTCGCCCTGCTCGATGCGGCGGATCTGCATGGCCACCACCTCGCGCGGCTGCGACTTGAGGATGTAGCCCGTGGCACCGGCGCGCAGCGCCGGGAAGACGTAGGCATCGTCGTCATGGATGGTGGTCACGATCACCAGCGCCTCCGGCCGAGCCGCCACCAGCGCGCGGATCAGCACCTCGCCCGTGCCGTCGGGCAGGGCCCA
It encodes the following:
- a CDS encoding LuxR C-terminal-related transcriptional regulator, whose amino-acid sequence is MSPLACVDRVLIVEDLDEPRRWLAELVPTVLPGILQVDTAASVAEARSLIGAHAYRLSFIDWALPDGTGEVLIRALVAARPEALVIVTTIHDDDAYVFPALRAGATGYILKSQPREVVAMQIRRIEQGEPALSPSVATRILKHFQSGAAPQPAAEAGVALTRREVQVLQLIAKGYNVPEVGRLLDIAASTVSGYVRDIYRKLDISSRAEAAMEAVRRGLIE